TTGAAAGCAGTTTCAtacaggaactattttctttctatcaaactaCGCCTTCTAACCCTTACACTGCATTGGTCTTCCACAAGAGGATTTCAAGAGTTATACTgagccattaatgtttacatctggCGATGTTAAGAATGTTTTTGGCactctgagcaccacaagccgagtgccatctagggccattatactggagagaaagcagacatctcaacggccaatatctccaacacttggcaactcacaccaaaacaatctagactgataaatagcactacaggtagagaaactgttttttttttgttttagggtgaactgttttttttgttttattttcaagcCAGTGTGTTCTAACCTGGTTACTGCAGACATCATTGTCACATTCATAGACACAGCGCCCATATGGTCCAGTCCTCAGGGCCTCAGTTACCGACTCAATGTCTGGGAACGAGCTCGGACAAATGACTGATACAGGCCAACCAGTGTGACcctggcacaaacatttacacacatacagtacgaATTAAATAATGTACAGCATGCAAAGTATTATGTTCACAGATTAAGtataatagataataataacttCAATTCGCCACAAAGTGTCATAATGACAATGGGCGCTCAACAAACTTGTACATTGGACTAAACCAGTAAAATTGGAAATCGACTCAACTCTACCTGTTTCACTCTGTCCAGGTAAATTTTGCATGCCGAGTATGGACAGTCTTTTTCTATTGAACAATCCAGGCAGCGATTTCCAGCATCTGCtggctgttaaaaaaacaagcaacgtcacattttatattcatgcTTATTATAGACAGCGCTGTTGCAATAACGAAGAGAACTGGCATGGATTAATACatatgacacaaaaatataacTCAGGAATGTTGAAaaggattaaccctttgaaacttggagcaacATCGCTTTTCTTGCGATTGAAGTgatttcagacgcctttcacaggtatttaaatctttgagtCCAGAGGAGATTGGTaagatgtctttcaaaaacatggggaaaaggcaataagcaacttcgtaagaaatgttccacatatgtaaagaaattattaaatttagaaaaaaaaataaagttagaggaaaatgtctaggggtgataaagaaaaaaaaaaaggaaaataactaGGACTATTAccattataatacattttaaattatattgtagaaaattattataatttctaagcacttttttcaggtaatttccttgtttgtttgttttttacttttttcctataaatttatttaaaatatttttttgttaattttgagtCATTACTTcttaagttgctaattgcctccttccctttttttaaaaaaaagaaattaagccaatttgctgaggtttcaaagggttgaaggGCTGTAATGTCATGCACTGTTTCACGTAACatttatagataaaataaaacagacaataaaattagaaaacaacaatacataaaagaaaaaagtaaaatataaccACATAGATAGTTTGCTCACAACTGCAGTGAATGGTTGTTTCCTTTGTCATGTAATGTTTTCTGTGTATTAACTCAAATACTGTGAAGAGGCCACAGACCTTGTTTACTTTTCCGAAGTGGCTGACAGATCCAAATGATGACACTTTCACACACCTGCCAAGTGCAAAGTTAATGATTCATCTCAGGAAAAACAGAACGGCCTGACAGAAAATAACCTTAtccacctgaaaacacacaaacactgtgttCCAACTAAAGAGTCTACCACTGCTGTCTGGTGGTTTACCTGCGACCTCCAGCCCAGTGGTGTATGAGGTCAATGTCATGGCATGATTTagccaaaagagaaaaagagctcTTCGCTTCATTCCTCCAGTTCCCTCGAACAAATGAGTGAGCAAAGTGATAAAACCCGACCTGGAACACAAGGATGACAAGACTAATCTGAAATCAGTTatgccttgatttttttttaaaaacatgataaaatgagaaatgttgTGACTGATAAAGGAGTGAGTTTAAAGAGGAGCTCTGAGGATATGCAATAGCATCGTCTTGATTTCTGTTCTGCTGACATTCTTACCGGCTCAAAGTGCTGAATGTGGATCACATCACCTATGACTCCAGCATCTATCAGCTCCtagaatataaaaaacaaaaattacaaggTGAAATCTGATATATAAACATACTTTGCTCCCCCCTGATGTAGACGCAAGCCAGCAGATTTAATTCATTTGTTCTGGCAATTTCTGAATCTCTCCACCTTCTAGATATCTTTATCTGGTATCTTTCaagcttttattgtgatgttTGAAAACCAGTTAAACCTTGATTCAGTCTGCGCACTTTTTGGTTTGACATCCATGAAATCCATTGCTGTTTTACCAAATAAAGCCTTCATTGTCATGGCTTTCACAACTTTCTTAGGGAGACTTTGGACCCTTCCGATGTGGAAGCAAAACACTCCTCATCCTTTTCTCATTTGGTCAAAGATGGTATGTATGATCCAagcacacttacacacactggatttttcatgccactttacagcagggatactcagcgGGGATGGAAATAGGGATTTCAATTTGTCAGCATACTTTATGAATTGTGCCTCTTAGTAGTTGGGAAATAAATGGTTGGCCTGAagtcaaataaaacatgttttgtatcATTTAGGATATGGGACATGGGATAAAGACTTTggaaatcaataaaacaaaaaaaatgctttactttcctttttaaaactcAATAACAGGTTTACTATGTAAAATACCCATAAATATgtctttaaacacacaaaactgttaaCTATGCCTAGTGAAGAAAACTGACAAgagttttcaaaaaaacaaagtgtgtgtgaaaaagctGTTTATCTTCTTTACCTTTATCTTGTGGATGACGGGATCATACCGGAGAACGTGACCCACTGATAGCATCACACCATTCTGAGTGCAGGCCTCCACAATCGCCTTGCAGTCTTTGGGAGTTGTCTAAAGTCATGTGAGGACATTGGTGTGTAGGGAAGGCATGAGGGTCACACAAATGCAATCATGGAAaggcaaacagaaaacacaacgtttttgtatttcagaaactgacacaaaatagtgtattttctcaaaatttgtGATGTGTTTGACAGAAACATAATCGGAAATATGACttataaaatacagtatgtagtatgttttttaaagggataatttcaagtcaaaatacacataacaaactaacataaaataaatcactgtaaaaacactatACACTCATATTAAGGTTAAAGTTGTGCTCTGTGTTAAGATAATTTATTTACAGAACACTCACTGCCATTGGTTTCTCCAGCAGAACATGGTAGCCCTTCTTTGCAAAGGCCACCGCAGGTTcctgagaaacacaaacaagtgtAACAAGTGAATGTAACAAGTGAATGACTACCAAAAGAACGATTTCCAAATAATGCGGACCAATAATGAGGTGTGTACACAGATTAGTAGAAATTGAGAGTTATTCATATATACAGAATACATGTTGTGTGTTTACCTTATGAAGGCGGTCTGGGGTACAAATTAACACAGCATCTGCAAACTTCTCTCTTTCAGCCATACTAGACCAGTCTTGtttgaaaaatacaagaattcaATAATTTAGTGTGAGCCAGATAACTCCAAAACAATCAGTGCTaattttcttctgttgctcaccttcaaatatattttcatctgcaattttgtgttgctgttgaaGTTTAGTGCGAGCAAATTTCCTTGGATCAGCCACACCAACAACCTCCAGGTGAAGATGAGTTGAAGAAATGGACATAACAAGTGCTCTTTTAGACATTATTGGGCAGTGGTGGAAAAAGAGGtatttcagatcatttacttaaagttccagtgtgaaggatttagggggatttattagcagaaattaaatgtaatattcataactgtgttttctttattgtaaaaTCACCAGGAAaaagaattgctgtgttttcatttcagtcgttctgcaacttcaccactagatgccactaactTCTACACAATGGACCTtaaagtacagtaaaaaaaataacagggaAAAGTATGAGTAAAAGCcctatattaaaataatgttaaaaagccTCACAATCAAAAGGAACttattttgttacagaaaacatgGATTTGAGGATCTATTTGTACTGTGACAAACCTGTGTATAATACTTAACATGTTTCTGTAATGAATATCTTGTCAGGTATCTCATCTTGGATCATTTTACTCACAGAGATTTTATTatgcaaaattatgtttttatcagtACAGCTGCAGGGCGACCTCTCCTTACCTTAACACGTTCAGGGTGGACTGATGCATACTGGGAGTAGATTTCTCCTCGACAACCAGCTCCCACCACAATAACATGGACAAGGGAAGTCATTCTTGCACCCTGAGAACTTAAACACAAATCAAAGCTTGTTAACCCACATTTTACAATGCCTGAGGTAATACACACTGTACTTTaattatcagaggagggggtggctgAGGTGTGACagtttggggtattttttgtttgtgttttattttttatattgaccCTTCCCAAAGCCACAGATACTTTTCCCGTGAGCCTCCCTGAGGGACTGGGGGAATATGCATggccctccctccaccataaatagaCCCTAACCATTTTTCTTATATATTCACAccaaattaatattttggaGCCAATTCAATGAGCAAACAGTATGAGATTGGAGGTTATCACCCAAAGAAATCTAAATTCTTAAGCGAAATGCTAATCCTCCCTACAAATCATAACACtaacatgcaatttttttttacagttttccatgttttgggCTATGAGAACAGCTGTGAttttggtggggtttttttttaaaccttgcCTTTCAACCCTTCGAAACCTAAATCAAcataagttttcttgtgctgcgttcatatgcctttcataagctatttaaccctttgaaacctcagctgattgatttgatttctttcgaaaacatgggggaaaaaggcaatgacttacttggcaagaagtgtcccacaaattgcaagaaattagcaaaaggtaACAAGatttgacctgaaaataagttttaggACAGGGGGAGTATTAttaaaaactgatcaaaaactAGGAAAACGTGTCcagaaaatgatgtttttaatttgtataactatatatttcaaattatgttacagaaattttatacatttacatttttaaattttcatcgattttttcgattttttttttactaactcCTTGCTGATTTTTATGCCATGTCTTGCAAAGTTGcattcttcctgtgtttttgaaagagatcaaaccaatttgcttaggtttcgtAGGGTTAAACGCGCTAGTTTGGGATTTCAGAGGAGGgcgtatttattttataataacttatatatattttatattattaaatacATGTAGCTCTCTCGATAAAGATTGGCCGTCATCTGaattaaccatttaaatatATCTGTGTCCTTCCAAATGCGCTTATTAAAAATCCAAACAGACACTGTCTATAAAAGTACAGAGCTATCGcattaaaactgtgtttctgGTAAAGATGTGTCATTTAATGACATAGCTGTTTGGCTCAGTACCTGCTTTGTCCCATGCGACTGTCAAAACCTTCCGTCCGTCTTCCGCGTAGGTCCAATCTCGACAGGAGACGTCGGGAGTGAGCTCAGGTTGTGGTGCTGGTGGTGCTGACTACAGCAGCAGTAATGATTCACTTCTTCGAACAAAATTAAACTAACCGCACAGCAGTCACGCAGTAACGTGACGCCCCCTACAGTGTGCACGAGGCAACTCTGCTGCCTTCACTAATCCTCGTTCATCCTACATCGCATTCACTTTTTGGAAAATCAGAACATGTTGGaaggcaaaacagaaaaatctacCCAAAATAGAAGTCACACGCATGGAGGTGATCATTTCGAGATTTCTCTAAAAGTAACAGGTAGAAAGGGTTACATGCATCCTGTTT
The DNA window shown above is from Plectropomus leopardus isolate mb chromosome 8, YSFRI_Pleo_2.0, whole genome shotgun sequence and carries:
- the zgc:154075 gene encoding putative oxidoreductase YteT, whose translation is MGQSSSQGARMTSLVHVIVVGAGCRGEIYSQYASVHPERVKVVGVADPRKFARTKLQQQHKIADENIFEDWSSMAEREKFADAVLICTPDRLHKEPAVAFAKKGYHVLLEKPMATTPKDCKAIVEACTQNGVMLSVGHVLRYDPVIHKIKELIDAGVIGDVIHIQHFEPVGFYHFAHSFVRGNWRNEAKSSFSLLAKSCHDIDLIHHWAGGRRCVKVSSFGSVSHFGKVNKPADAGNRCLDCSIEKDCPYSACKIYLDRVKQGHTGWPVSVICPSSFPDIESVTEALRTGPYGRCVYECDNDVCSNQVVNMEFEGGLTAAFSMVAFTEEICERKTTIYGSKGELTYGNHEIRVFDFLTQRSEKHTTRSDVPQGFGMTGHGGADYHLMDAFISAVANNDPSLIRSGPEETLLSHLLVFEAERSRVESRVVYCGETDQS